Proteins from one Planctomyces sp. SH-PL62 genomic window:
- a CDS encoding DUF4175 family protein: MSRPRTRLETRLASFRNRIRRLLLAYGASRVAAAAIPLILAACLADWAFHLDPLVRLAALVAIVAAVGWSAWLRVVRPALVPFQDLDAAMRIEKRWPGLEDRLASTVQFLRTPADDPSFGSPALREATIRKAEEEVESLDFREVVDARPMVRAATLAAAAALLAASAVVLDPASAGIAARRLFVPFGGDRWPQRTHLALDPAGTTLKLAKGDAFSLVVRVREGDRVPDSVRAVYRYEDGETAAEPLAVVEGGEFRGRIETVDRPFTFSVSGGDDSSSIRDVAVRVVPPPALTRTTVRLTPPTYTGQPAQVLASGLTSFKVLKGTRVEVEAAADKPLSSATVHRSDGVEPTPARLDAVATGFSTSFTPEADLTFWFALADAEGFTSREAVRYDVRLVKDEAPRVAIVEPKTDRDVPPDALVPVAIDVDDDYGIHSARMLYQIASGDSEPHDAVALPLWSAPPPEAAEASVGPGSAGTAAPSAAALIKHQSIRHDWDLGPLALPPGAIVTFHADARDFDAISGPNRGKSRELRLRIVAKEEAARQFDEARRALREEIARTLAMQKQAAAPVADAARALDQAEALTKPQRDDLDNAGLVQRQVAGRLDDREDGLERNLRRLLDDLQNFKLDNAPAKEQMEHMLAQIVQMREKNLGAAEQALNRARKNLDAARDQAPAGPQNQPAQPNEAVADQPGENQPAGQADAEAAKAQPGEAGEDQQAADRGAKEAAKEALAQARENQGAVADELQKMLDELGEFETYRGVVKDAQDLLKKQEQAIKQSADAAARPELAGKDQAELTPEQKADLANQATRQQELAGGLQDLQEKMDQMAARLDQTDPLAASALREAAQASRDAQTAAKMEEAARGVEKNQMGQARAGQEAAKQDLKELVDLVQNRRERELARLVKELKKAETDLRALRARQAENLKATREAKNIADAQKRKDELQKLGKEQAQIQEELKKQLQKLAKLNADAAAKAGGRASSRMSKAQEQMDADDAEQAGGEEEEALADLNDAQDELEQTRRDAEEKLADEQLARMGDQLKSLSERQTKLVGDAEGFDKIRHDAGDLTRGQRVGVRNLGQIQSGLKEETGDLVKRLDGAPVFALTLRRASDDMDSAAAGLAAIKTDQETLDAARAAAKRFEQLMDALKRDDGKNGGQGAAREAEEAAAGEATASPPRPRSR, encoded by the coding sequence ATGAGCCGGCCCCGCACACGACTGGAAACGCGCCTGGCCTCGTTCCGCAACCGCATCCGTCGGCTCTTGCTGGCGTACGGGGCGAGCCGGGTCGCGGCGGCGGCGATCCCCCTCATCCTGGCGGCCTGCCTGGCCGACTGGGCGTTCCACCTGGATCCGCTGGTCCGGCTGGCGGCGCTCGTGGCGATCGTCGCGGCGGTCGGCTGGTCGGCCTGGCTGCGGGTCGTCCGACCGGCCCTGGTCCCGTTCCAGGACCTCGACGCCGCCATGCGGATCGAAAAGCGCTGGCCGGGCCTGGAAGACCGGCTGGCGAGCACCGTGCAGTTCCTCCGGACGCCGGCCGACGACCCGTCGTTCGGCTCCCCCGCCTTGCGAGAGGCGACGATCCGGAAGGCGGAGGAAGAGGTCGAATCGCTCGACTTCCGCGAGGTCGTCGACGCCCGGCCGATGGTCCGCGCGGCGACCCTCGCCGCCGCGGCCGCCCTGCTGGCGGCGTCGGCCGTCGTCCTCGACCCGGCCTCGGCCGGGATCGCCGCCCGTCGCCTGTTCGTCCCGTTCGGCGGCGACCGCTGGCCCCAGCGCACCCACCTGGCCCTGGACCCGGCCGGGACCACGCTCAAGCTCGCCAAGGGGGACGCCTTCAGCCTCGTCGTCCGCGTCCGCGAAGGAGACCGCGTCCCCGATTCGGTCCGGGCCGTCTACCGCTATGAAGACGGCGAGACCGCCGCCGAGCCGCTGGCGGTCGTCGAGGGGGGCGAGTTCCGGGGCCGCATCGAGACCGTCGACCGACCGTTCACGTTTTCCGTCTCCGGCGGCGACGACTCCTCCTCGATCCGCGACGTGGCCGTCCGCGTCGTCCCGCCGCCGGCCCTCACCCGGACCACCGTGCGGCTGACGCCCCCGACGTACACCGGCCAGCCCGCGCAGGTGCTGGCCTCGGGCCTGACCTCATTCAAGGTGCTGAAGGGGACCCGCGTCGAGGTCGAGGCCGCGGCCGACAAGCCCCTCTCCTCGGCGACCGTCCACCGCAGCGACGGCGTCGAGCCGACGCCCGCCCGGCTCGACGCCGTCGCCACCGGGTTCTCCACGTCGTTCACACCGGAAGCCGACCTGACCTTCTGGTTCGCGCTCGCCGACGCCGAGGGCTTCACCAGCCGCGAAGCCGTCCGCTACGACGTCCGTCTGGTCAAGGACGAGGCCCCCCGGGTGGCGATCGTCGAGCCCAAGACCGATCGCGACGTCCCCCCCGACGCCCTAGTGCCGGTGGCGATCGACGTGGACGACGACTACGGTATCCACTCGGCCCGGATGCTCTATCAGATCGCCAGCGGCGACTCCGAGCCCCACGACGCCGTGGCCCTGCCGCTCTGGTCCGCCCCCCCGCCCGAGGCGGCCGAAGCGAGCGTCGGCCCCGGCTCGGCCGGGACGGCCGCCCCCTCCGCCGCCGCGCTGATCAAGCATCAGTCGATCCGCCACGACTGGGACCTCGGCCCCCTGGCCCTGCCGCCGGGCGCGATCGTCACCTTCCACGCCGACGCCCGCGACTTCGACGCGATCTCCGGCCCCAACCGCGGCAAGAGCCGCGAACTACGCCTGCGGATCGTCGCCAAGGAAGAAGCCGCGCGGCAGTTCGACGAGGCCCGTCGCGCCCTCCGCGAGGAAATCGCCCGGACCCTGGCCATGCAGAAGCAGGCCGCCGCCCCCGTCGCCGACGCCGCCCGCGCGCTCGACCAGGCCGAGGCCCTCACCAAGCCCCAGCGCGACGACCTGGACAACGCGGGCCTCGTCCAGCGCCAGGTCGCCGGCCGCCTCGACGACCGCGAGGACGGCCTCGAACGCAACCTCCGCCGCCTGCTCGACGACCTCCAGAACTTCAAGCTCGACAACGCCCCCGCCAAGGAACAGATGGAACACATGCTCGCGCAAATCGTCCAGATGCGCGAGAAGAACCTCGGCGCCGCCGAACAGGCCCTCAACCGCGCCCGCAAGAACCTCGACGCCGCCCGCGACCAGGCCCCGGCCGGGCCCCAAAACCAACCCGCCCAGCCGAATGAGGCGGTCGCGGACCAGCCGGGCGAAAATCAGCCGGCGGGCCAGGCCGACGCCGAAGCCGCCAAGGCCCAGCCGGGCGAGGCGGGCGAGGATCAGCAGGCGGCCGACCGAGGGGCCAAGGAGGCGGCGAAGGAGGCCCTCGCGCAAGCCCGAGAGAACCAGGGGGCGGTCGCCGACGAGTTGCAGAAGATGCTCGACGAACTCGGCGAGTTCGAGACCTACCGAGGGGTGGTCAAGGACGCCCAGGACCTCCTGAAGAAGCAGGAGCAGGCGATCAAGCAGTCGGCCGACGCCGCCGCCAGGCCCGAGCTCGCCGGCAAGGACCAGGCCGAGCTCACGCCGGAGCAGAAGGCCGACCTGGCGAACCAGGCCACCCGCCAGCAGGAGCTGGCCGGGGGCTTGCAAGACCTCCAGGAGAAGATGGACCAGATGGCCGCCCGACTGGACCAGACCGACCCGCTGGCCGCCTCGGCCCTGCGAGAAGCGGCCCAGGCCAGCCGAGACGCCCAGACCGCCGCCAAGATGGAAGAGGCCGCCCGAGGGGTCGAGAAGAACCAGATGGGCCAGGCCAGGGCCGGGCAGGAGGCCGCCAAGCAAGACCTCAAGGAGTTGGTCGACCTCGTCCAGAACCGCCGCGAGCGCGAGCTGGCCCGGCTCGTCAAGGAGTTGAAGAAGGCCGAGACCGACCTCCGCGCGCTTCGCGCCCGACAGGCCGAGAACCTCAAGGCCACCCGCGAAGCCAAGAACATCGCCGACGCCCAGAAGCGCAAGGACGAACTGCAAAAGCTCGGCAAGGAGCAGGCGCAGATCCAGGAGGAGCTCAAGAAGCAGCTCCAGAAGCTCGCCAAGCTCAACGCCGACGCCGCCGCCAAGGCCGGCGGCCGGGCCTCCTCGCGCATGAGCAAGGCCCAGGAACAGATGGACGCCGACGACGCCGAACAGGCCGGCGGCGAGGAGGAAGAGGCCCTCGCCGACCTCAACGACGCCCAGGACGAGCTGGAGCAGACCCGCCGCGACGCCGAGGAGAAGCTCGCCGACGAGCAGCTCGCCCGCATGGGGGACCAGCTCAAGTCGCTCTCCGAACGCCAGACCAAGCTCGTCGGCGACGCCGAGGGGTTCGACAAGATCCGCCATGACGCCGGCGACCTCACCCGCGGCCAGCGCGTGGGCGTCCGCAACCTCGGCCAGATCCAGTCGGGCCTCAAGGAAGAGACCGGCGACCTCGTCAAACGCCTCGACGGCGCCCCCGTCTTCGCCCTCACCCTCCGCCGCGCCTCCGACGACATGGATTCCGCCGCCGCCGGCCTCGCCGCCATCAAGACCGACCAGGAGACCCTCGACGCCGCCCGCGCCGCCGCCAAACGGTTCGAGCAGCTCATGGACGCCCTGAAACGCGACGACGGCAAGAACGGTGGGCAGGGGGCGGCGAGGGAGGCGGAGGAGGCGGCGGCGGGGGAGGCGACGGCATCCCCCCCGCGGCCCAGGTCAAGATGA
- a CDS encoding VWA domain-containing protein, producing the protein MIESLLQYLADRLGVEPPRAGEAVSPHIRFEQPWPQWALLAVVLGGSAFVVWLYRREPRAPAGVKAVLAGLRISLVLLTVFLLSEAALSVDRTGLPYLAVLVDDSASAQIADQYEKPEVQAQAAALASDSAKAATEAGKGSGETSAPGANGEEATRLAVAKGLLLKDDAAMLRALQKQHRVRLYLVSNATRLLAEIDRPEDVEPAVAKLRAVEPVGPQTRLGDGVRQVLTELRGAPPSALILLSDGQTTEGEPLTKAAELAARKGVPLFTVGVGSAEPARDLELTDLLVDDVVFVDDAVRFQAKLAARGFEGRKVTLRLRERPPGAKADEPGVEIKSIEVDAPPDGKPARVEIVHEPKETGEKTFVLEVDPRPRELQVDNNRIERTVSVRKEKLKVLLVESEPRYEFRYLKNYLEREETIDLSVVLLSSDPEYSEQDRSAIPVFPASKEDLFGFDVVLFGDVDPGYLSQAQMRNLAEFATEKGGGVLFVAGQLFNPLAYRGTPLEALLPIELSDARDPAAVGASVLPFHPELTLEGRASPIFRFGGDEAESARIWRDLPESFWYFEAPRKKPAALVLVDHPTATGGDGKLPLILYQFAGSGRTMFHAFDDTWRWRFRAGDRYFGRFWVQTIRFLARSRLAGKRQAEIQTDRRAYERGQPVQVRVRFPNPGLTPIDDSASVQIERQGGASRTLKLQRSPGARNVFEGVLAQATEGEYTARLLPPPVLEGPIPTAAFRVEAPAGEFEKVQMNESELRRASAVSPGAYLPAVAASGLLDGLPKPSKVPLDTDPPIPLWNSWPILALFLLLLASEWILRKRARMV; encoded by the coding sequence TTGATCGAATCGCTGCTCCAGTACCTGGCCGACCGACTGGGCGTCGAACCTCCCCGCGCCGGGGAGGCCGTCTCGCCGCACATCCGGTTCGAACAGCCGTGGCCGCAATGGGCGCTCCTGGCCGTCGTGCTGGGAGGCTCGGCGTTCGTCGTCTGGCTCTACCGCCGCGAGCCCCGCGCGCCGGCCGGGGTCAAGGCGGTCCTCGCGGGGCTCCGCATCAGCCTCGTCCTGCTGACCGTCTTCCTGCTCTCCGAGGCCGCCCTCTCGGTCGACCGGACCGGGCTCCCCTACCTCGCCGTGCTGGTCGACGATTCGGCGTCCGCGCAGATCGCCGACCAGTACGAGAAGCCCGAGGTCCAGGCCCAGGCCGCCGCCCTGGCCTCCGACTCGGCGAAGGCCGCGACGGAGGCCGGCAAGGGTTCCGGCGAGACGTCCGCGCCCGGGGCGAACGGCGAGGAGGCGACCCGCCTGGCCGTCGCCAAGGGGCTGCTCCTGAAGGACGACGCCGCGATGCTCCGGGCCCTCCAGAAGCAGCACCGAGTCCGACTCTATCTGGTCTCGAACGCCACCCGGCTGCTCGCCGAGATCGACCGGCCCGAGGACGTGGAGCCGGCCGTCGCCAAGCTTCGCGCCGTCGAGCCGGTCGGCCCCCAGACCCGCCTGGGCGACGGCGTCCGCCAGGTCCTCACCGAACTGCGAGGGGCGCCGCCGTCGGCCCTGATCCTCCTGAGCGACGGCCAGACCACCGAAGGCGAGCCGCTGACCAAGGCCGCCGAGCTTGCCGCGCGCAAGGGAGTCCCCCTGTTCACCGTGGGCGTCGGCAGCGCCGAGCCGGCGCGGGACCTGGAGCTGACCGACCTGCTCGTCGACGACGTGGTGTTCGTCGACGACGCCGTCCGGTTCCAGGCCAAGCTCGCCGCGCGCGGCTTCGAGGGCCGCAAGGTCACGCTCCGGCTCCGCGAGCGGCCCCCCGGCGCGAAGGCCGACGAGCCCGGCGTCGAGATCAAGTCGATCGAAGTCGACGCCCCCCCCGACGGCAAGCCCGCGCGGGTGGAGATCGTCCACGAGCCGAAAGAGACCGGGGAGAAGACGTTCGTGCTGGAGGTCGACCCCCGACCCCGCGAGCTGCAAGTCGACAACAACCGGATCGAACGCACCGTCTCCGTCCGCAAGGAGAAGCTCAAGGTCCTCCTCGTCGAGAGCGAGCCGCGCTACGAATTCCGCTACCTCAAGAACTACCTGGAGCGCGAGGAGACCATCGACCTATCGGTCGTCCTGCTCTCCTCCGACCCCGAATACAGCGAGCAGGACCGCTCGGCCATCCCCGTCTTCCCGGCGTCGAAGGAGGACCTGTTCGGCTTCGACGTGGTCCTCTTCGGCGACGTCGACCCGGGCTATCTCAGCCAGGCGCAGATGCGGAACCTCGCCGAGTTCGCGACCGAGAAGGGGGGGGGCGTCCTGTTCGTCGCCGGCCAGCTTTTCAACCCGCTGGCCTACAGGGGGACCCCCCTGGAAGCGCTCCTGCCGATCGAGCTGTCCGACGCCCGCGACCCGGCCGCCGTGGGCGCGTCGGTCCTCCCGTTCCACCCCGAGCTGACGCTGGAAGGCCGCGCCAGCCCGATCTTCCGCTTCGGCGGCGACGAGGCCGAGAGCGCCCGCATCTGGCGAGACCTCCCCGAGTCTTTCTGGTACTTCGAGGCGCCCCGCAAGAAGCCCGCCGCCCTGGTGCTGGTCGATCATCCCACGGCCACCGGCGGCGACGGCAAGCTCCCGCTGATCCTCTACCAGTTCGCCGGCTCCGGCCGGACCATGTTCCACGCCTTCGACGACACCTGGCGCTGGCGGTTCCGCGCCGGCGATCGGTACTTCGGCCGGTTCTGGGTCCAGACGATCCGCTTCCTGGCGCGATCTCGGCTGGCCGGCAAGCGCCAGGCCGAGATCCAGACCGACCGACGCGCCTACGAACGAGGCCAACCCGTGCAGGTCCGCGTCCGATTCCCCAACCCGGGCCTGACGCCGATCGACGACTCGGCCTCGGTGCAGATCGAGCGCCAGGGGGGCGCGTCGCGGACGCTCAAGCTCCAGCGGTCGCCCGGCGCGCGCAACGTTTTCGAGGGAGTACTGGCGCAGGCGACCGAAGGCGAATACACCGCGAGGCTCCTGCCGCCGCCGGTCCTCGAAGGGCCGATCCCCACCGCGGCCTTCCGCGTCGAGGCCCCCGCCGGCGAGTTCGAGAAGGTGCAGATGAACGAATCCGAGCTGCGGCGGGCCTCGGCCGTCTCCCCCGGCGCCTACCTCCCCGCCGTCGCCGCCTCGGGCCTCCTGGACGGCCTCCCCAAGCCCTCCAAGGTCCCGCTCGACACCGACCCGCCCATCCCCCTGTGGAACTCCTGGCCCATCCTGGCGCTGTTCCTACTGCTGCTGGCCTCGGAATGGATTCTCCGAAAAAGGGCGCGGATGGTATGA